In the Afipia sp. GAS231 genome, GCGCCTACGGTTTTCCGATGAAGATCCGGGTGCCGACCAAACTCGGCTTCAAGAACCCGAAATACGTCCTGTCGATGGAAGTCACCAACGACTACAAGGGCGGCTACTGGGAAGACCAGGGGTACAATTCGTTCAGCGGGAGTTGAACCCTCGTGGTGAGGAGGCGCTCCGCAGGAGCGCCGTCTCGAACCATGAGGCCCCTATGTCGCCATCCTTCGAGACGCCGCTTCGCGGCTCCTCAGGATGAGGTTTGCGCGGGCAGCCTCCTCTGAAACGCCGCCAGCACCGCACCCAGCGCCAGCATCGCGGCCGAAACGTTCAGCGCGACCGACAGGCTGCCCATCGCGTCGGTGATGGCGCCGACCGCGATCGGGCCCAGCGTCTGGCCGATGCCGAAGGAGATCGTCATCGCCGCGATCGCGGTCGGCCACGCCGCGGGCGGATAGTTCATGCGGACGAAGGCGGTGGTCGAGCCGACCACGGCGAAGAACGCGACGCCGAACACCAGCGCTGACAGCGCCAATAGCCACACCGAGTGGCCGAAGATCGGCATCGCCGCGCCGATCGCGTTGACGCCGAGGATGACGGTGGTGGTGAGGCCGCCGCGATCGAGCGCGAGCACGCGCCGCCACACCCAAGGGGTCACGAAGGCGCTCAAGCCGATCAGGCTCCAGAACGCGCTTTGCGCTGCGGCGCCGCCGCCGGCATCGCGCACATAGGCGATCATGAAGGTCATGTAGGCGATGTAGCCGGCACCGAACAGGAAGTAGGCGGCGAGATAGATCGCAACCGGCGCGATCGTGAATTTGGATTTGGCTGCCGTGGCGCCGGTGGCGTCGGCGTGCAGCGGCGCCAGCAGCAGCGGAATGGTCATGCCGACTGCCAGAAGGGTCATCGCCCACCACACGATCCACCACGAACCCGGCCCGAAGGCCTGCAGCACGAACGGCGCCGCCAGACCCGAGGCCAGGATGCCGATGCCGGGTCCGGCATAGAACAGGCTCAGCAGAAAATTCGCCCGTTCGGGCCGCGACTGCGCGATCGTCGCGGCCAGCGCGCCGCCGCCGACGAATCCAGCCGCGGCGCCAACGCCGGCGAGGAGGCGAGCAAAACTCAGCACCACGAAATTACCTGACAGCGCGCAGAGCGCCAGCGACAGCACGCAGGCCAGCGTCCCCCAGCGCGCCGTAGCGGCGAGGCCGTAGCGCCGGATCACGCGCGAGACGAGCAGGGCGCCGGCGAGATAGCCGGCCGCATTGATCGTGTTCATGAAGCCGGCGGCGGAATACGACCAGGCCAGCGAGTCGCGCATGTCAGGCAGCACCAGCGCATAGGCGAAGCGGCCGATGCCGAGACCGACGGTCGGCGCCAGCGACAGAATGAGGATCAGCCGCGCGGGATGCGGGTAAAGCTGGTGAACATCAGGGGATTTCACGGAAAACTCCGGCAGGGGCCGCATTGTGACAGGCAAAGCCTGCGTTGCACAGCCGGCCGGTTCGCAACGGTGTCTTGTTATTCGCGCAACGACCGAAAAGTGCCAACAGCAGAATTCGCGGTGGCGGCCTACGCGATCAAATCGCTGGTGCCGCGAGACAAGACGCCGCTCACTCGGGAAGTCCTGCTTTGCGGAGGCCGTCGATATACAATTGAAGCCCCGGTAGGTCGCCGTGCGGTACCCGTTCAGAAATGCGAAAACCGGGTTCGAGTTCGAGCAGACCGGCTACGGCCTCCCTTGCCTCTGCTTCGCGTCCCAGATGAGCCAGAGCCGATGCGAGGCAGCGATAAGCGAAGGGATAGAGCGGATTCTGGCGGGCGGCCTTCCTGGCTGCCGAGACGGCCTCATCGAAACGACGAAGACCGATGAATGCAACGCCCATTCCTGCAAACGTTGAAAAAAGCAACGGATCAAACGGGCTTAGTCGAATGCGGCGCTCAAAGCTCCGGATTGCCTCTTCGGGCTGCCCCGCCATCAGGTAGGCGAAACCCCGCTGGTCCCATACGCGGGATGAATTGGGGTTTAGGGTGACCGCACGGTCCACCATCTCCCTCGCCGTATCGTAATCGTCAGAGAAGGAAGCGGTTGCGTTGCCAAGCACACTCAATGCGAAAGTGGCGTTCCCGTCGATACTGAGTGCCAACCGGAGCAGCCGCAATCCTTCCGCAATTTCCGACTTCGGATCGGCCGCCCATCCCAGGCGTGCATTTCGCAGGTGGCACTCCGCTGCAAGGGTAGCGGCAAAGCTGCTCCGAGGGTCAATCTCCAACGCGCGCGAGGCAAGCCGAAAGCTCTCGGCCGATCCGTCCCGGGTCCATGACAGGAGGTGTTGTGCTCGAAGACAGAGGTCGTAGGCGCTGAAGTTGTTCGGCCGACGCGCCGCCAAGGCCATTTCGGTTTGAAGCAATTTTGGCTGGATGGCAGAAACAACGTTCACCGCCACCTCGTCCTGCAGCGCAAAAACATCGGTTAGATCACCTTCAAATCGATCAGCCCAAAGGTGCGCGCCGGTCATGGCATCAATCAATTGGCCGGCAATGCGGACTTTGCCGGCTGCCTTGCGCACACTTCCTTCCAGGACGTAGCGAACACCGAGCTCGCGCCCGACCTGTTTGATATCGACGGCCCTCCCTTTGTAGGTAAAGCTCGAATTGCGCGCGATCACGAACAGGGATTTGAACCGCGACAAGGCGGTGATGATTTCGTCCACCATGCCATCCGCGAAATAGTCCTGCTCCGGATCACCACTCATATTCTGGAACGGCAAGACCGCGATGGAAGGCTTATCGGGAAGGGCGAGCGGTTCAGCGTCGTCAGGGGGCAGGCGGTTCGGCAC is a window encoding:
- a CDS encoding YbfB/YjiJ family MFS transporter; this translates as MRPLPEFSVKSPDVHQLYPHPARLILILSLAPTVGLGIGRFAYALVLPDMRDSLAWSYSAAGFMNTINAAGYLAGALLVSRVIRRYGLAATARWGTLACVLSLALCALSGNFVVLSFARLLAGVGAAAGFVGGGALAATIAQSRPERANFLLSLFYAGPGIGILASGLAAPFVLQAFGPGSWWIVWWAMTLLAVGMTIPLLLAPLHADATGATAAKSKFTIAPVAIYLAAYFLFGAGYIAYMTFMIAYVRDAGGGAAAQSAFWSLIGLSAFVTPWVWRRVLALDRGGLTTTVILGVNAIGAAMPIFGHSVWLLALSALVFGVAFFAVVGSTTAFVRMNYPPAAWPTAIAAMTISFGIGQTLGPIAVGAITDAMGSLSVALNVSAAMLALGAVLAAFQRRLPAQTSS
- a CDS encoding adenylate/guanylate cyclase domain-containing protein; this translates as MGSCRLIGIDEVGTLARLKALRKTLFDPKISEHHGRIVKNTGDGALVEFASVVDAVRCAVEVQRGVAKRNTDVPQDKRIELRIGIHVGDIIIEADDIFGDGVNIAVRLEGLAEPGGVSISDDAHRQIRGKVDITFEDTGSRSLKNIAEPMRVWRIPTGPAVPFVPNRLPPDDAEPLALPDKPSIAVLPFQNMSGDPEQDYFADGMVDEIITALSRFKSLFVIARNSSFTYKGRAVDIKQVGRELGVRYVLEGSVRKAAGKVRIAGQLIDAMTGAHLWADRFEGDLTDVFALQDEVAVNVVSAIQPKLLQTEMALAARRPNNFSAYDLCLRAQHLLSWTRDGSAESFRLASRALEIDPRSSFAATLAAECHLRNARLGWAADPKSEIAEGLRLLRLALSIDGNATFALSVLGNATASFSDDYDTAREMVDRAVTLNPNSSRVWDQRGFAYLMAGQPEEAIRSFERRIRLSPFDPLLFSTFAGMGVAFIGLRRFDEAVSAARKAARQNPLYPFAYRCLASALAHLGREAEAREAVAGLLELEPGFRISERVPHGDLPGLQLYIDGLRKAGLPE